The genomic interval GCTGAACCATGCCGAACACCCTGACCGGAACGGAGGCCGCCGCGGCGATCTATGCGCAGGTGCGAGCGCGCGCGGCGCGGCTCACAGAGCCACCCTGCCTCGCGGCCGTGTCCGTCGGCGCGCAGCCGGACGACCTGGCCTATCTGCGCAGCATCGCACTCTCGGCGGTCGGCTGCGGCGTCACCGTGCGCCCCGTGCCCCTGCCGGCGGACTGCGCGCCCGAAACACTGACGGACACCCTGCGCGCCCTGAGCGCGGACGACGGCGTGCACGGCGTGCTGCTGCTGCGGCCGCTGCCGGCGGCGCTGCGCGCGCAGGAAATCCTCGACGCGCTCGACGCGCGCAAGGACGTGGACGGCATGACGACATGGTCGCTCGGCGCGCTCGTGACCGGGGCGGCGGGCTTCGCCCCCTGCACGGCCGAGGCGTGCATGACTCTTCTGCGCGCGCACGGCATCGACCCCGCGGGCAAGCGCGTGACCGTCGTGGGCCGGAGTCTCGTGATCGGCCGGCCGGCCGCGCTGCTGCTCACGCGCGCGGACGCGACCGTGACGCTCTGCCACCGGAAAACGCCCGACCTCGCCGCCCGCTGCCGGGCCGCCGACATTCTGCTGGCCGCGGCGGGCGCGCCGGGGCTCATCACGCCGGAGTGCGTGCGCCCGGGGCAGATCGTGCTCGACGCGGGCGCGACCGCGCTGCCGGACGGCACGCTGCGCGGCGACGTGACGCCCGCGGCCGCCGCCATCGCCGCCTGCACGCCCGTGCCCGGCGGCATCGGCAGCGTGACGACCGCGCTGCTGCTGCGGCACACTGTGCAGGCTGCCGAAAAATCCCACCATTTTTAAGCAAATATTCACAAACTGTTGTTCCATTCCACCGCGCGAGACGCTATAATATTCGGTATATTTGGTGTTATCACATTGGAGGCAGACCTTTGGCCAATCTGATCGAAAAAATCAAAGACCGGCGCGCGCCCGCGCCCGAGACGCCGGAGCGGCGGGACGTGCCCGTCGCGCACCCCGACCCGCAGCAGGGCCTGACGAGCGCGCAGGTGCGCGAGCGCGCGGACGCCGGCTGGACGAACGCGCCCGTCGACCCGCCGGGCAAGACCGTCAAGCAGATCGTCCTGAGCAATATCTTTACCTATTTTAATATGCTGTTTTTCCTGCTGGCGCTGTGCGTGATCGCGGTGCAGCAGTGGCTG from Clostridiales bacterium carries:
- a CDS encoding bifunctional 5,10-methylenetetrahydrofolate dehydrogenase/5,10-methenyltetrahydrofolate cyclohydrolase, which produces MPNTLTGTEAAAAIYAQVRARAARLTEPPCLAAVSVGAQPDDLAYLRSIALSAVGCGVTVRPVPLPADCAPETLTDTLRALSADDGVHGVLLLRPLPAALRAQEILDALDARKDVDGMTTWSLGALVTGAAGFAPCTAEACMTLLRAHGIDPAGKRVTVVGRSLVIGRPAALLLTRADATVTLCHRKTPDLAARCRAADILLAAAGAPGLITPECVRPGQIVLDAGATALPDGTLRGDVTPAAAAIAACTPVPGGIGSVTTALLLRHTVQAAEKSHHF